In Rattus rattus isolate New Zealand chromosome 9, Rrattus_CSIRO_v1, whole genome shotgun sequence, a genomic segment contains:
- the Myo1c gene encoding unconventional myosin-Ic, translating to MRYRASALGSDGVRVTMESALTARDRVGVQDFVLLENFTSEAAFIENLRRRFRENLIYTYIGPVLVSVNPYRDLQIYTRQHMERYRGVSFYEVPPHLFAVADTVYRALRTERRDQAVMISGESGAGKTEATKRLLQFYAETCPAPERGGAVRDRLLQSNPVLEAFGNAKTLRNDNSSRFGKYMDVQFDFKGAPVGGHILSYLLEKSRVVHQNHGERNFHVFYQLLEGGEEEALRRLGLERNPQSYLYLVKGQCAKVSSINDKSDWKVVRKALSVIDFTEDEVEDLLSIVASVLHLGNIHFAADEDSNAQVTTENQLKYLTRLLGVEGTTLREALTHRKIIAKGEELLSPLNLEQAAYARDALAKAVYSRTFTWLVRKINRSLASKDAESPSWRSTTVLGLLDIYGFEVFQHNSFEQFCINYCNEKLQQLFIELTLKSEQEEYEAEGIAWEPVQYFNNKIICDLVEEKFKGIISILDEECLRPGEATDLTFLEKLEDTIKHHPHFLTHKLADQKTRKSLDRGEFRLLHYAGEVTYSVTGFLDKNNDLLFRNLKETMCSSTNPIMAQCFDKSELSDKKRPETVATQFKMSLLQLVEILRSKEPAYIRCIKPNDAKQPGRFDEVLIRHQVKYLGLMENLRVRRAGFAYRRKYEAFLQRYKSLCPETWPMWTGRPQDGVAVLVRHLGYKPEEYKMGRTKIFIRFPKTLFATEDSLEVRRQSLATKIQAAWRGFHWRQKFLRVKRSAICIQSWWRGTLGRRKAAKRKWAAQTIRRLIHGFILRHAPRCPENAFFLDHVRTSFLLNLRRQLPRNVLDTSWPTPPPALREASELLRELCVKNMVWKYCRSISPEWKQQLQQKAVASEIFKGKKDNYPQSVPRLFISTRLGTEEISPRVLQALGSEPIQYAVPVVKYDRKGYKPRSRQLLLTPNAVVIVEDAKVKQRIDYANLTGISVSSLSDSLFVLHVQREDNKQKGDVVLQSDHVIETLTKTALSADRVNNININQGSITFAGGPGRDGIIDFTSGSELLITKAKNGHLAVVAPRLNSR from the exons ATGCGCTACCGGGCGTCG GCCCTGGGCAGTGACGGGGTACGAGTGACCATGGAGAGCGCCTTGACTGCCCGAGACCGGGTGGGGGTGCAAGACTTTGTTCTGCTGGAGAACTTCACCAGTGAGGCTGCCTTCATTGAGAACCTCCGGCGTCGATTCCGGGAGAACCTCATTTAT ACCTACATTGGCCCTGTCCTGGTCTCTGTCAACCCCTACCGGGACCTACAGATCTACACACGGCAACATATGGAACGCTACCGTGGCGTCAGTTTCTATGAAGTGCCGCCTCATCT GTTTGCAGTGGCTGACACTGTATACCGGGCGCTTCGTACTGAGCGTCGGGACCAAGCAGTGATGATTTCTGGAGAGAGTGGGGCAGGGAAGACAGAGGCCACCAAGAGATTGCTCCAGTTCTATGCAGAGACCTGCCCAGCCCCTGAAAGGGGTGGCGCAGTGCGAGACCGCCTGTTGCAGAGCAACCCTGTGCTGGAG GCCTTTGGGAATGCCAAGACTCTCCGCAACGACAACTCCAGCCGCTTTGGGAAGTACATGGATGTGCAGTTTGACTTCAAG GGTGCCCCTGTGGGAGGCCACATTCTCAGTTACCTCCTGGAGAAGTCGAGAGTGGTACACCAGAATCACGGAGAACGGAACTTCCACGTCTTTTACCAGCTCctggaggggggggaggaggaggctctTCGTCGTCTGGGCTTGGAACGGAACCCCCAGAGCTACTTGTACCTGGTGAAG GGCCAGTGTGCCAAGGTCTCCTCCATCAATGACAAGAGTGACTGGAAGGTTGTGAGGAAGGCGCTGTCAGTCATTGACTTCACTGAGGATGAAGTGGAG GACTTGCTAAGCATCGTGGCCAGCGTCCTGCATCTGGGCAATATCCACTTTGCTGCTGATGAGGACAGCAATGCCCAGGTTACTACTGAGAACCAGCTCAAATATCTGACCAGG CTCCTTGGTGTGGAAGGCACAACACTGAGGGAAGCCCTGACCCACAGGAAGATCATCGCCAAGGGGGAAGAG CTTCTGAGCCCACTGAACCTTGAACAGGCTGCATATGCAAGGGATGCTCTTGCCAAGGCTGTGTACAGCCGCACTTTCACCTGGTTGGTCAGAAAGATCAATAGGTCACTGGCCTCTAAG GACGCCGAGAGCCCTAGCTGGCGAAGCACCACAGTTCTTGGGCTCCTGGACATTTATGGCTTCGAAGTGTTTCAGCATAACAG CTTCGAGCAGTTCTGCATCAACTATTGCAACGAGAAGCTGCAGCAGCTCTTCATTGAGCTGACTCTCAAGTCGGAGCAGGAGGAATACGAGGCAGAGGGCATCGCG TGGGAACCTGTCCAGTACTTCAACAACAAGATCATCTGTGACCTGGTGGAGGAGAAGTTCAAGGGCATCATCTCCATCTTG GATGAAGAGTGCCTGCGTCCTGGGGAGGCCACAGACCTGACCTTCCTGGAGAAGCTGGAGGACACAATCAAGCACCACCCTCACTTCCTGAC GCACAAGCTTGCTGACCAGAAGACCAGGAAATCCCTCGACCGAGGGGAGTTCCGCCTTCTTCATTATGCGGGAGAGGTGACCTACAGCGTGACTG GGTTTCTGGATAAAAACAATGACCTCCTCTTCCGGAACCTGAAGGAG ACCATGTGCAGCTCCACCAACCCCATCATGGCCCAGTGCTTTGACAAGAGTGAGCTCAGTGACAAGAAGCGGCCAGAGACG GTGGCCACCCAGTTCAAGATGAGCCTCTTGCAGCTAGTGGAGATCCTAAGGTCTAAGGAACCTGCCTATATCCGGTGCATCAAGCCAAATGACGCCAAACAGCCGG GTCGCTTTGATGAGGTGCTCATCCGACACCAAGTGAAGTACCTGGGACTTATGGAGAATCTGCGCGTGCGCAGAGCTGGCTTTGCCTACCGTCGAAAATATGAGGCTTTCCTGCAGAG GTACAAGTCACTGTGCCCAGAGACATGGCCCATGTGGACAGGACGGCCCCAGGATGGGGTGGCTGTGTTGGTCAGACACCTTGGCTATAAGCCAGAAGAGTACAAAATGGGCAG GACTAAGATCTTCATCCGATTCCCCAAGACCTTGTTTGCCACAGAGGACTCCCTGGAAGTCCGACGGCAGAGTCTAG CCACCAAGATCCAGGCGGCGTGGAGGGGCTTTCATTGGCGGCAGAAATTTCTCCGGGTGAAGCGATCAG CCATCTGCATCCAGTCCTGGTGGCGCGGTACACTGGGCCGGAGGAAGGCGGCCAAAAGGAAGTGGGCGGCCCAGACTATCCGTAG GCTCATCCATGGCTTCATTTTGCGTCATGCACCCCGGTGCCCTGAGAATGCCTTCTTCCTGGACCACGTGCGCACGTCATTTTTGCTTAACCTGAGGCGACAACTACCCCGGAATGTTCTGGACACCTCCTGGCCCACACCCCCACCTGCCCTGAGAGAG GCCTCAGAGCTGCTCCGGGAGCTATGCGTGAAGAACATGGTGTGGAAATACTGCCGGAGTATCAGCCCTGAGTGGAAGCAGCAG CTGCAGCAAAAGGCGGTAGCTAGTGAAATTTTCAAGGGCAAGAAGGACAATTACCCCCAGAGTGTCCCCAGACTTTTCATCAGCACACGGCTTG GCACAGAGGAGATCAGCCCCAGAGTGCTTCAGGCCTTGGGCTCTGAACCCATCCAG TATGCAGTGCCTGTGGTAAAATACGACCGTAAGGGCTACAAGCCTCGCTCCCGGCAGCTGCTGCTCACACCCAATGCTGTGGTCATCGTGGAGGATGCCAAAGTCAAGCAGAGAATTGATTATGCCAACCTAACTG GAATCTCCGTCAGTAGCCTGAGTGATAGCCTGTTTGTGCTTCACGTGCAGCGTGAAGACAACAAGCAGAAG GGAGATGTGGTACTGCAGAGCGATCATGTGATCGAGACACTAACCAAGACGGCCCTCAGTGCTGACCGTGTGAATAATATCAACATCAACCAGGGCAG CATCACGTTTGCAGGGGGTCCAGGCAGGGATGGCATCATCGACTTCACATCTGGCTCAGAGCTTCTCATCACCAAGGCTAAGAATGGCCACCTGGCTGTG GTGGCCCCACGGCTGAATTCTCGGTGA